In Plasmodium falciparum 3D7 genome assembly, chromosome: 13, the following are encoded in one genomic region:
- a CDS encoding nucleoside diphosphate hydrolase, putative yields MKDSINYDFEDNKNELVIIVNEKNEYQELKTRKIMRKDNLWHRSTSILVFTKIGQEYFIYIHKRSKIKDYCPSYYSIGFGGVLSRNEDFLQNAVKELHEESGILKKPEQLIDLGLIKCDTEYAKAFVQCYVTFIQPDFQTVPQLNEVEFITRVSINDFDKFLEEEKITEISKSVYNNFRDKVKKSNLDEFYKTLSS; encoded by the exons atgaagGACAGTATTAACTACGACTTTGAAGATAATAAGAACGAGTTAGTAATTATagtaaatgaaaaaaatgagtaCCAAGAATTAAAAACAAGGAAAATTATGAGAAAAGATAATTTATGGCATAGGTCTACATCCATATTGGTATTTACAAAAATAGGAcaagaatattttatatatatacataaaaggTCAAAAATTAAAGATTACTGtccttcatattattcaatcGGATTTGGTGGGGTACTTTCAAGAAATGAAGACTTTTTACAAAATGCTGTAAAAGAATTACATGAAGAAAGtggtatattaaaaaaacctGAACAGTTAATTGATTTAGGTTTAATAAAATGTGACACGGAATATGCTAAGGCCTTTGTCCAAtgttat GTAACTTTCATTCAACCTGATTTCCAGACAGTTCCCCAATTAAATGAAGTGGAATTTATAACAAGAGTTTCGATAAATGATTTTGACAAATTTTTAGAAGAGGAGAAAATTACTGAAATAa GCAAAAGTGTATACAACAATTTTAGAGACAAAGTTAAAAAATCCAACTTGGatgaattttataaaactCTTTCctcataa